Genomic DNA from Archangium lipolyticum:
TAGTCGTAGTACGCATGGCCGTCGGAATGCTCGTAGGTGCCGTGGGCCGTATAGGACGAGAAGGTCGGGCGGAACTCGTCCAGGTTGGCATTGCCCTCGTGCAGGATGCTGGCCGCGGTGGGGATGGACCAGATGGAGTCGGTCTGGATACGGACCGGGCTGGCGATGTACACGCCATACACCATGGCGAACAGCACCCAGACCGAGAGTCTCGGGAACGGGGCCTTGCCGGAAGGTTCTGAGGACATGCGCGCCTTCTAGCGAATCTGGCCCCCGAATGCGCGCCAGGATGAACGGGCGCCGACCCCGGAGTCCTCCCTATCAGGCCAGCCGCGCCAGGTGCTCGGTGAGGCGGTCCAGGGTCTCGTTGCCGCCCTTCTCCACCCCGAACTTGCGCACCTCCTCGAACGCCTCGGCGCTGGGCCACACGCTGTGCATGGTGAGGCGGGTCTTTCCGCCCTGATCCTCGAACGTCACCGTGACGTGGAACTGCTCGACCTCGGTGCTCGTGCCGTGGCTGTACACCAGGCGCTCGGGGCGGACGACCTCGCGGTAGGTGATGAGGTTGTCGAACTCCCCGTACTCGGCATGCTTCATCACGTACTTCCAGGTGCCGCCCGGGCGCACGTCCATGGACTCGGTCACGGTGTTGAAGCCGTGCGGCCCCCACCAACGTGAGATGTGCTCGGGCTTCGTCCACACCTCGAACACGCGCTCGCGCGGG
This window encodes:
- a CDS encoding SRPBCC family protein, with the protein product MIDMKRDVVSTTDREIILTRVYNAPRERVFEVWTKPEHISRWWGPHGFNTVTESMDVRPGGTWKYVMKHAEYGEFDNLITYREVVRPERLVYSHGTSTEVEQFHVTVTFEDQGGKTRLTMHSVWPSAEAFEEVRKFGVEKGGNETLDRLTEHLARLA